The Providencia rettgeri genome includes a window with the following:
- the betB_3 gene encoding Betaine aldehyde dehydrogenase has translation MNKMDIFVGGKWQQGRGPEMQSRFPGDNQVIATLNSASLEDVEDAVITADKAWRSPSWRNLPAHQRATILYNVSRLIDENCEALTQLQTLDNGKPWAEARGLVMSAAATARYFAAVCEVSGGELPPRRQPELMTISTYQPIGVIAAITPWNSPIASDMQKIAPAIAAGNAVILKPAEATPLISLKLAELFEQAGLPSGLLSVLPGKGSIVGDALVRHPLVKKISFTGGTNTGRQLAHIAADKLITTSLELGGKSPTIVLSDADLDIAAHGVCYGIFSSMGQACIAGSRYLWLKISTHPLWKS, from the coding sequence ATGAACAAAATGGATATTTTTGTTGGCGGTAAATGGCAGCAAGGTCGCGGGCCTGAAATGCAATCGCGTTTTCCGGGGGATAACCAGGTGATTGCGACCCTTAACAGTGCAAGTTTGGAAGATGTCGAAGATGCCGTAATTACGGCAGATAAGGCATGGAGATCGCCTTCTTGGCGTAATCTTCCCGCTCACCAGCGGGCAACTATCTTGTACAACGTGAGTCGCTTAATTGATGAAAACTGCGAAGCATTAACTCAATTACAAACTTTGGATAACGGCAAGCCTTGGGCAGAAGCACGTGGCTTAGTGATGAGCGCAGCAGCAACCGCTCGCTACTTTGCGGCGGTTTGTGAAGTTTCAGGTGGTGAACTTCCTCCTCGTCGCCAGCCAGAGCTGATGACCATAAGTACCTACCAACCTATTGGCGTGATCGCTGCAATCACGCCATGGAACTCCCCGATTGCCAGTGATATGCAAAAAATTGCCCCAGCGATTGCGGCCGGTAACGCGGTCATCTTAAAACCCGCGGAAGCCACACCTCTAATTTCATTAAAATTGGCTGAGTTATTTGAGCAAGCAGGTTTACCCAGCGGCCTGTTGAGTGTGCTACCGGGTAAAGGTTCGATTGTCGGTGATGCACTGGTTCGCCACCCTCTGGTGAAAAAAATCTCCTTTACAGGTGGCACCAATACCGGACGACAACTGGCTCATATTGCAGCGGATAAACTTATCACCACGTCACTTGAACTTGGGGGAAAATCCCCAACTATCGTGTTGTCAGACGCTGACCTTGATATCGCCGCACATGGTGTTTGTTACGGTATCTTTAGTTCGATGGGGCAAGCATGCATCGCAGGTTCGCGCTATTTGTGGCTAAAGATATCTACTCATCCTTTATGGAAAAGCTAA
- the betB_4 gene encoding Betaine aldehyde dehydrogenase has protein sequence MLVVIPFDDEEDLIQQANDSVYGLAAGIWTKDYTRAFKLADALDVGTVWVNTYKVFSISTPFGGFKESGIGREKGLESLKAYMQQKAYFLHLTHNQTVGVNSKSVTGLWQH, from the coding sequence GTGCTCGTCGTAATACCATTTGATGATGAAGAAGACCTCATTCAGCAAGCTAATGATTCTGTTTATGGGCTTGCCGCAGGTATTTGGACAAAAGATTACACTAGAGCATTTAAGCTCGCCGATGCGCTTGATGTCGGCACTGTTTGGGTCAATACCTACAAAGTTTTTTCTATTTCAACGCCATTTGGCGGCTTTAAAGAAAGTGGCATTGGCCGTGAAAAAGGCCTTGAAAGCCTCAAAGCCTATATGCAACAAAAAGCCTATTTCTTGCACTTAACCCACAACCAAACCGTTGGTGTGAATAGCAAATCCGTCACCGGATTATGGCAGCATTGA
- a CDS encoding Predicted dinucleotide-utilizing enzyme, whose protein sequence is MSEMITVGEAIARTLEQYQVTTVYGVISIHNLP, encoded by the coding sequence ATGTCTGAAATGATTACAGTTGGCGAAGCTATCGCCAGAACACTTGAACAATACCAAGTCACAACGGTTTATGGGGTTATTTCAATTCATAATTTACCATAG